The Halalkalibacter krulwichiae genome has a segment encoding these proteins:
- a CDS encoding helix-turn-helix domain-containing protein yields the protein MGQDMKQEKLKQKINSHLRNVTRQLIKFDTLQETLNYLLESFYQEFTCDLVGVILKEGDQLFPKVWIGDGFTIEETLKLSLKDCSTNLLEDAFWWPNDRQENSDCSFKKAMEKEELSTWFTVPLHHKNNQFGFCIIGFRDFVPLVIEAEKIFAEFGHDVAVAMDLAKEKERQKRKIKGLEWMSENIFPGSSIEELIEKIVERAGKGTKAKGASVHLFDEVHNCFTFHPPVYGSCALAERISVQTNLPIDYYFPSVETSGNSELTIPLVVNLKTIGILYVCKDRHEAFSNDDLEFLNFVSAFISMQIENARLYRAELDRKQRLERLMEHHQEILQKTVQGQNLHEITKTISSMLESSLILYDRFLHPLSSYFKEDEDHLYNKTVEMVRKHKLDVTKLKAFEYWYDEGEEDQCGVWPIVGGRDILGYLAICLPKKEVDRVLKITLDHALNVYAMEFIKQKQMLDAKEQVKESFINQLFAEKIHDQEKIIQYATLINWNVLESHQIATFSIEIENQEEMNLFALESYKAWIWNQVKEKLSSYNPSMVFTRKDDEFILIERYHRSIDQANYWKGLYQLIVNILKKEKMKATIYLGIGGKTETLEDYYYCYVQSVKAKNVVTHRFSQGGHLFYDNLGSYTILNNTSDPLAAKLFVKQNLGPLLIYSENHNIDLFETLKVFLHNNGNLREASNQLFIHRSTLEYRLERVGEILGVNLHDAEMRFELMMAYKLYSLFNFSPSQLV from the coding sequence GTGGGTCAGGACATGAAACAAGAGAAACTTAAACAAAAAATCAACAGTCATTTGCGAAATGTTACCCGTCAACTTATTAAGTTTGATACGTTACAAGAAACCCTAAATTATTTACTAGAATCATTTTATCAAGAATTCACGTGTGATTTAGTAGGGGTCATTTTAAAAGAAGGTGACCAATTATTTCCGAAAGTTTGGATTGGTGATGGGTTTACGATTGAGGAAACACTAAAGCTTAGCCTGAAGGATTGTTCTACGAATTTATTGGAAGATGCGTTTTGGTGGCCTAATGATCGACAAGAGAATTCTGATTGCAGCTTTAAAAAGGCAATGGAAAAAGAAGAGCTCTCAACTTGGTTTACAGTTCCTCTTCATCATAAAAACAATCAGTTTGGATTTTGTATCATTGGGTTTAGAGATTTCGTTCCATTGGTTATAGAAGCTGAGAAGATCTTTGCTGAATTTGGTCATGATGTTGCGGTTGCGATGGATTTGGCAAAAGAAAAGGAGAGACAGAAGAGGAAGATAAAAGGTTTAGAGTGGATGAGTGAAAATATTTTCCCGGGATCATCGATCGAGGAATTAATTGAGAAGATTGTCGAGCGCGCTGGAAAAGGAACGAAGGCTAAGGGAGCCAGTGTACACTTATTTGATGAAGTACATAATTGTTTTACTTTTCACCCGCCGGTGTATGGATCTTGTGCATTAGCGGAACGAATTTCAGTTCAAACGAATTTGCCAATTGATTACTATTTTCCATCCGTTGAAACATCAGGAAATTCAGAACTGACAATTCCATTAGTTGTTAATTTAAAAACAATTGGTATTCTTTATGTTTGTAAAGATCGTCATGAAGCTTTTTCAAATGATGATTTAGAGTTTTTAAATTTTGTATCCGCATTCATATCAATGCAAATAGAAAATGCTAGACTGTACAGAGCTGAATTAGATAGAAAACAGAGGTTAGAAAGGCTGATGGAACATCATCAAGAAATTTTACAAAAAACTGTTCAAGGTCAGAACCTCCATGAAATCACAAAAACGATTAGTTCAATGTTAGAAAGCTCTCTTATCCTATATGACCGTTTTCTGCATCCCCTATCGTCCTATTTTAAGGAAGACGAAGATCATCTTTACAACAAGACAGTCGAAATGGTTAGAAAACATAAACTAGACGTAACGAAGCTAAAAGCTTTTGAATATTGGTACGATGAAGGTGAAGAGGACCAATGTGGTGTTTGGCCAATTGTTGGAGGAAGAGATATTCTTGGATATTTAGCGATCTGTTTACCGAAAAAAGAGGTTGATCGGGTATTGAAAATAACTCTTGATCATGCTTTAAATGTTTATGCAATGGAGTTTATCAAACAAAAACAAATGCTAGATGCAAAAGAGCAAGTAAAAGAAAGTTTCATAAATCAACTTTTTGCTGAGAAGATTCATGATCAAGAAAAGATTATCCAATATGCGACTTTAATTAATTGGAATGTCCTTGAATCTCATCAAATTGCAACGTTTTCGATTGAAATCGAAAATCAAGAAGAGATGAATCTATTCGCTTTAGAAAGTTATAAAGCTTGGATTTGGAATCAAGTAAAAGAGAAATTATCCTCATATAACCCATCGATGGTTTTTACTCGAAAAGATGATGAATTTATTTTAATAGAAAGGTACCACCGGTCTATAGATCAGGCTAATTACTGGAAAGGACTTTATCAACTGATCGTTAACATACTTAAAAAAGAGAAAATGAAAGCGACGATTTATTTAGGGATTGGGGGGAAAACAGAAACATTAGAAGATTATTATTATTGCTATGTACAATCGGTTAAAGCTAAAAATGTCGTTACCCACCGTTTTTCTCAGGGAGGCCATTTATTTTATGATAACCTTGGATCATACACTATTTTGAACAATACAAGTGATCCTCTCGCAGCAAAGCTTTTTGTGAAGCAAAACCTAGGTCCGCTATTAATTTATTCTGAGAATCATAATATTGATTTATTTGAGACGTTAAAGGTTTTTTTGCATAACAATGGAAACCTTCGAGAAGCTTCAAATCAACTTTTTATTCATCGTAGTACGTTAGAGTATCGGTTAGAACGAGTTGGGGAAATACTTGGAGTTAACTTACATGATGCAGAAATGCGCTTTGAGTTAATGATGGCTTATAAATTATATAGTCTCTTTAACTTCAGTCCCTCACAGTTAGTGTAA
- a CDS encoding benzoate/H(+) symporter BenE family transporter produces the protein MKNVHLQSESFFSNWTIQGLVNGFIAWLFGVTGPLLIVLNSAEIGGLSDSITTSWIFAIYVVGGLSTIGLSVYYKQPIAVAFSIPGAVLVGTTLLNHSFTDVLGAYVITSILLLLIAVTKSTSLFMNAIPLPIMMAMVSGVLLPFGLNIFMSVLEVPLINGATLIVFLLLTFYKALGRFIPPILGAIVVAFILLSIERPIKVESNSFALSTPEWFLPTFNISTISELTIPLLVTVIAIQNAQGITILNSIGYKSPVNALTTWSGLGSLVNSFFGGIQPVSLGR, from the coding sequence ATGAAAAACGTTCATTTACAATCAGAAAGCTTTTTCTCGAATTGGACGATACAAGGTTTGGTAAACGGTTTCATCGCTTGGCTTTTTGGTGTAACAGGGCCATTATTAATTGTATTAAATTCTGCAGAAATTGGTGGTTTAAGTGATTCAATTACAACTTCTTGGATATTCGCTATTTATGTAGTAGGTGGGCTTTCTACCATAGGTCTCTCGGTTTATTATAAACAACCGATCGCCGTAGCATTTTCTATCCCTGGAGCTGTGTTAGTTGGGACGACTTTGCTCAATCATTCTTTTACCGATGTTCTAGGAGCTTATGTCATTACTAGTATTCTCTTATTACTTATTGCTGTAACAAAATCAACGAGTCTCTTTATGAATGCAATCCCGTTACCGATCATGATGGCAATGGTATCTGGAGTGTTGCTTCCTTTTGGACTAAATATATTTATGTCTGTCTTGGAAGTTCCATTAATAAATGGAGCAACGTTGATTGTGTTCTTGCTCTTAACCTTTTACAAGGCGTTAGGAAGATTCATTCCTCCTATTCTTGGGGCGATTGTCGTTGCTTTTATTCTTCTTTCAATTGAACGTCCAATTAAGGTGGAGTCGAATTCTTTTGCACTATCAACACCTGAATGGTTCTTGCCGACGTTTAACATTAGCACAATCAGTGAATTGACGATTCCGTTACTAGTAACAGTTATTGCGATTCAAAATGCTCAAGGGATTACTATCTTAAATAGCATTGGATATAAATCACCCGTTAATGCGTTAACAACGTGGTCTGGTCTTGGCTCTTTGGTAAATAGTTTCTTTGGGGGCATTCAGCCTGTATCGCTGGGCCGATGA
- a CDS encoding benzoate/H(+) symporter BenE family transporter: MTGIIADKTSGPLHHRYKSAIVMGLLWVLFGLFAGFVMGIVREIPISLIQLLAGLALLMVLKNCIAASFSSKFQIGALFSFMITLSDFTLFNIGSPFWD; encoded by the coding sequence ATGACAGGAATCATTGCTGATAAAACATCTGGACCGTTACATCATCGGTATAAATCAGCGATCGTAATGGGGTTGCTTTGGGTACTATTTGGATTGTTTGCTGGTTTTGTCATGGGAATTGTTCGTGAAATACCTATTTCTTTAATTCAATTATTAGCAGGGTTAGCCTTATTGATGGTTTTAAAAAATTGTATTGCTGCTAGTTTTTCGTCGAAGTTTCAGATTGGAGCACTATTTTCTTTCATGATTACCTTATCTGATTTTACGCTATTCAATATTGGGTCACCTTTCTGGGATTAG
- a CDS encoding MBL fold metallo-hydrolase, which produces MIELKKKCHEVFPIFVPNRSSLKTINFFIVKTDKSLTLIDAGFNTDDCYNALTTTLKEHNLSIADFTDIVLTHHHIDHVGLVNRIVAEHPIPVYVHPRSIPRLTRDKNFLEMRIAFFTELYDTMGCKETGKRQIKFLRESIEKNKNNAISANLLPLSQHTQAGFEVIEVPGHAPDQIALYNQTSKWLFSGDLLINHISSNALVEPDENGKRMLTLIDHMNSLRKCQTMDIETVFPGHGVLIENANDLITKRLNGVEEKADKLQTLIKQGHTTANQLAQTFYKKNYDKQFSLVMSEIIGHLDYLEHEKKLTKKIVDGVWHYQVA; this is translated from the coding sequence TTGATAGAATTAAAGAAAAAATGTCATGAAGTATTCCCAATCTTTGTACCAAACCGCTCTAGCCTTAAAACAATCAACTTTTTTATCGTAAAAACAGATAAAAGCCTGACCTTAATTGATGCAGGCTTTAATACAGATGATTGTTATAATGCTTTAACGACTACATTAAAAGAACATAATTTATCTATCGCAGATTTTACTGATATCGTTTTAACACATCATCATATCGATCATGTCGGTCTTGTTAACCGCATAGTTGCAGAGCATCCAATCCCTGTATATGTACATCCGCGATCCATTCCGCGCCTTACAAGAGATAAGAACTTTTTAGAGATGAGGATTGCCTTTTTCACGGAACTCTACGATACAATGGGTTGCAAAGAAACCGGAAAGAGACAAATAAAGTTCTTAAGAGAGTCAATAGAAAAGAATAAGAATAATGCTATTTCCGCTAACCTTCTTCCACTTTCTCAACATACACAAGCGGGCTTTGAAGTAATAGAAGTACCTGGGCATGCTCCTGATCAAATTGCCCTTTATAACCAAACTAGTAAGTGGTTGTTCTCAGGCGATTTACTTATCAACCATATTTCGAGTAATGCGCTAGTAGAGCCTGACGAAAATGGAAAACGGATGCTCACATTAATTGATCACATGAACTCACTAAGAAAATGCCAAACAATGGACATTGAAACGGTTTTCCCTGGCCATGGTGTCCTAATTGAAAATGCCAATGACCTTATTACGAAAAGGTTGAATGGTGTCGAAGAAAAAGCGGACAAATTACAGACTCTTATTAAACAAGGGCATACAACTGCTAATCAATTAGCTCAAACATTTTACAAAAAGAACTACGACAAACAATTCTCTCTCGTTATGTCTGAAATTATTGGACACTTAGATTATTTAGAACATGAAAAGAAACTTACAAAAAAGATTGTCGATGGTGTCTGGCACTATCAAGTGGCATGA
- a CDS encoding ABC transporter substrate-binding protein has translation MNVNKKLFMFFSLIFLVTLLAACGNSAIQSNSNSESSNTEESTEQQGENAGEGTIKVGSILPFSGVYASLGKDLSDGMKLYFDSVDWEVEGKTIELIEEDTEADPQIALRRVRKLMDQDNIDILTGAVSTAVAYAIRDDVDTNKLPYLASHAGGDDLTRGQRSDYIWRSSFSSWQIGHSMGEWAYENVGEKMYVAAADYAFGREVSAAFKDAYTAAGGEIVGEVYPPLGNNDYASYLTTISGVEADGVYGFFAGSDAVRFVQQYEQYGLKDKYTLVGSGWLVSEDLRESIGDAAEGIFASSFWDYSLDTVENQEFVAAYEEAYNRRPTVESLEGYDAARVIVEAISTLGGDVSDPDATVEAISNVTFTSPRGTIEFDKDTHHIIQNMYITETVIEDGRTENNVIHTIDSVQDPGE, from the coding sequence ATGAATGTGAACAAGAAATTATTCATGTTTTTTAGTTTGATCTTCCTAGTAACGTTACTTGCTGCTTGTGGAAATAGTGCAATACAGTCTAATTCGAATTCTGAGTCTAGTAATACAGAAGAATCTACAGAGCAACAAGGAGAAAATGCCGGTGAGGGAACAATTAAAGTTGGATCCATTCTTCCTTTCTCGGGTGTGTATGCATCTTTAGGAAAAGATTTATCAGACGGAATGAAGCTTTACTTTGACAGTGTTGATTGGGAAGTTGAAGGAAAAACAATTGAATTAATAGAGGAGGATACAGAAGCTGATCCCCAAATTGCTTTAAGACGTGTTCGTAAGTTAATGGATCAGGATAATATTGATATTTTAACAGGGGCTGTAAGTACGGCGGTAGCATATGCAATTCGTGATGATGTGGATACGAACAAGCTGCCGTATTTAGCTTCTCATGCTGGTGGAGACGACTTAACGAGAGGCCAACGTAGTGATTATATTTGGAGATCGTCTTTTTCGTCATGGCAAATTGGCCACTCAATGGGTGAATGGGCTTATGAGAATGTAGGTGAAAAGATGTACGTAGCAGCAGCTGACTATGCTTTTGGTCGTGAAGTATCAGCGGCATTTAAAGATGCGTATACAGCAGCTGGTGGTGAAATAGTTGGAGAAGTGTACCCTCCATTAGGAAATAATGATTATGCTTCTTATTTAACAACTATTAGTGGTGTTGAAGCAGATGGCGTATATGGTTTCTTTGCAGGAAGTGATGCTGTACGTTTTGTTCAACAGTATGAGCAGTATGGTTTGAAAGATAAATATACACTTGTTGGATCTGGTTGGTTAGTGTCAGAAGATCTACGTGAATCAATTGGAGATGCAGCAGAAGGCATCTTTGCCTCAAGCTTCTGGGATTACAGCCTTGATACAGTTGAAAATCAAGAGTTTGTTGCGGCTTATGAAGAAGCGTATAACCGTCGTCCGACAGTTGAATCATTAGAAGGTTATGATGCAGCTCGTGTCATTGTGGAAGCAATTTCGACTCTAGGAGGAGATGTATCTGACCCTGATGCAACAGTAGAGGCAATTTCCAATGTTACGTTTACGAGTCCGCGTGGAACAATTGAATTTGATAAAGATACGCATCATATCATTCAAAACATGTACATTACTGAGACAGTTATTGAAGATGGAAGAACAGAAAACAACGTAATTCATACGATTGATTCAGTTCAAGATCCAGGCGAATAA
- a CDS encoding branched-chain amino acid ABC transporter permease, which translates to MDIIGAQLVNGVSYGLLLFIITCGLSLVFGILGVLNLAHGSLYMFGAYLAYSLTVTYTQSFWIALLVAPIVVALIALVVERTLLRPTYHLGHLSQVLLTFGLAYVFHDIAKFVWGSNVLSITVPPIFSGSTSIFGQTFPVYRLIVIIVGIAIAVMLWLIQDKTRWGAIIRAGLSDKEMIGALGVNIKLVFTVVFVIGGVLAGFGGVVAAPILGIYPSMEFQTLILALVVLVIGGLGSIAGTLVASVLVGVVETFSRFLFPELSMFLIFGLMAIVLVFKPNGLLGKKVA; encoded by the coding sequence GTGGATATAATCGGAGCACAATTGGTGAATGGTGTATCTTACGGTTTACTTTTGTTTATTATAACATGTGGTCTATCGCTTGTTTTCGGAATTTTAGGCGTGTTGAATTTAGCGCATGGCTCGTTGTATATGTTCGGTGCGTATCTTGCCTACTCACTTACAGTCACGTACACGCAAAGCTTCTGGATAGCCTTACTTGTTGCCCCGATTGTAGTTGCGTTAATCGCATTAGTGGTGGAGCGTACTTTGCTCCGCCCTACATATCATTTAGGGCATTTATCTCAAGTGTTATTAACATTTGGGCTTGCTTATGTCTTCCATGACATTGCTAAATTTGTCTGGGGGTCAAATGTTCTGTCTATAACAGTACCGCCGATCTTCTCGGGTTCAACTTCAATCTTTGGGCAAACATTTCCAGTCTATCGTTTAATTGTCATCATTGTCGGTATAGCCATTGCTGTAATGTTATGGCTTATCCAGGATAAAACGAGGTGGGGTGCGATTATTCGTGCTGGATTAAGTGATAAAGAAATGATCGGAGCACTTGGAGTTAACATTAAATTAGTGTTTACTGTTGTCTTTGTTATTGGAGGGGTTCTGGCTGGATTCGGAGGGGTAGTAGCTGCTCCAATCTTAGGTATTTATCCTTCAATGGAATTCCAAACACTGATTTTGGCTTTAGTTGTATTGGTTATCGGTGGCCTCGGCTCAATTGCAGGTACGTTAGTTGCAAGTGTGTTAGTAGGTGTGGTGGAGACATTTAGTCGTTTCCTCTTTCCAGAATTAAGTATGTTCCTTATTTTCGGATTAATGGCCATTGTTCTTGTATTTAAACCAAATGGCTTATTAGGAAAGAAGGTGGCTTAA